CTTTAAAAAATGGCAAGAAAAAAACAGAAATGGCAGGTAGGCGATTATTTTGGCATTCCCATAGAAGATGATTTTTTAGCTGTTGGACAGATTCTTGGAAAATATGATTGGATAGGTGTAGCCTGCTTAATTACCAAAATGAAAATTTCCTCAAAAAACCTTCCTTTATATGAAGATATAAAAATAGATAAAAACGATATTATTGCTGCTATGTTTATTACTGAAGAATCGTTAGAGAAAGGATTCTGGCCAATTATTCAACAAGGTATAGTAAATAAAAATATACTGAAACAATATTTTTCTAATATTGACTTAATTGAACAAGGAAATATTATTGATATTAATACCGAAGGTTCAGCTATTATTGATGATTTTATTAAAGCTTATTTTAGTCTAGCACCTTGGGATGACTGGCATGACCCCGAATATCTTGATAAACTTCTTATTTCTCCCGACAAAAAACCTGAAAATCTCATCATGATCTATTCCAACTCAAAGCTTGTCTGAAAGTAAAATGCTTCGTACTCTTTGAAGAGCCTTTACGTAGCTTTCCAAATCTCGGTGTTAACGATGGCTTTATTTTGATTTCAGTTTGAGCAAGTTTTTTTAAGATCGATCGTATTAGTTGACTCAAGTTACAAGGATGGTTCAGCTTTTTTTGGTATAAACCCTCCGGGTACGACTGAAGCGGAAGCCTTAAGAAAATGTTAAGAACGAAGAAATTTACAATGTCTAAATTCTAATAGACAGGAGGCCGTCTGATATTCAGATGGCCTTTACATTATAAATTAGCTATATGCTATGAGTTGAAGGTACTTAAGTATCGTAATAAGTTTCCTCCCCTCTACCCTACTCTATTACTCAATAATTGAGTGGTAGAGTTACAGCCAAATTTCTCTTAAAACCTATTGATTTGATGCTAAAAATTAGAGTATTATGAGCACACTATCTAGAGTATCATTAATTCTTATTTGACATATAGGAACAATAAGCAAAATTTGTAGAAGAATAGGGAAAAGGAAATTAATTTATGTTATGTTAAATTATGATTATAAGTTATAATCATAATTTAGTAATTTAATTAATATTTTTAAATTTCTTATTCTAGCCACTTTCAAAGAACAGGATCTTTTGTATCGCTCAGTGGATATCTAAAATTCTAAAAACTATTTGAACTTAAAGATTCAAACGGTTTTTTAGTATCAATTTATTTATATTCCATGCTTTTACATACGGTTAAATTTTAAAATTTAATCCTCCTTCAAATCCCTGCTTACCCCATCAAGATCTGCCAGTACTTAAACCTGCTTTGCCGTTTTCCCACAAAGTTTTCAGCAATACTTTCCACGCCGATAATTTAGGATCAGGCTGTTTACCTTGTCCGATTAAGTCCATTTGCATCATATACCAGTTCATTTCCAACATCGCGCCCGCTTTTTTATCAACAAATACGACGCCAGTTTTGATGCGGTCGGTTTGCACGGTTTGGTAGGTGCCGTTTTGAATTTTATTCACTAAATCAGGCACTAAGGCAAACGGGCGGGCGACGCCGACCAAATCCAAATGGCCGCTAGATAAGGCATCTTCCATTGCAGTTTGCGAACGGAAGCCGCCGGTGATAATCAGCGGAGCTTGGCTGACTGCACGGGCTTTTTCGGCGTAATCGATGAAGAAGGCTTCGCGTTTGCGGGTGCTGTCTTTGGCGGCGAGCATTTGCGGGCTTTCGTAGTTGCCACCGGAAACTTCAATAAAATTAATGCCCATTTCTGACAGTTTTTGTACCACCTGTACCGATTCGCTTTCGTCAAATCCGCCTTTTTGTAAATCCGCCGAATTGAGTTTTACACCCACTAAGAAATCTTTACCCACAGCGGCGCGGATGGCGGTGTAGGTTTCCAAAAGGAAGCGCATACGGTTTTCCAAACTGCCTCCCCATTGGTCTTGGCGGCGGTTGTGGTGCGGCGAGAGAAATTGGCTGATGAGATAGCCGTGCGCGGCGTGAATTTGTACGCCTGAAAAGCCTGCCTGTTCAGCAATTTTCGCGGTTTGCACGAATTGCTGAATCAGCCCGTTGATTTCATCGGCGGTTAATTCGCGAGGCGGATTGATAAAGCCGTCCATGCCTACCAATGGCACAGAGCTCGGCGCAAGTGGTGTTTTATTGACCACTGCAGGCGACTGTTTGCCCGCATGGTTGATTTGCATGATGAGCAGCGTGTCGTTTTGTGTGCCGGCTTTCGCCCATTTTTTCAGCATCTCAAGACTGCGGCCGTCTGAAATCACCACATCGTTTATCGAACCTTTGCCGCTTTCGGCGACCATCACATTGCCCGTAACCAACACACCTGCACCACCTTTTGCCCAAGTGTCGTACAGGCGGACAAGTTTTTCAGACGGCTGGTCGTTTTGGGCAAGTTGCTCTTCCATGGCTGATTTGAAAATACGGTTTTTAACGGTTTTGCCGTTTTGAAAAGTAAATGGAGTAAATAACATAATCTTTCCTTTAAGTTTATAAGTTTAAAAATGTAAACGTATTTGGGTGAAAATAAAGGGTTAATGAATAACCCTATTTTGAAAGTGGGCAATTTTGAGCCATCAAATCGGCAAGCTGTTTCAACCTCGCCACCGCATCCGCCATGGCAATACTGTAAAACCGCTCTTTGCCGACCTGCTCCACTGCCACCGCACCGGCTTGCAACATGATTTTCAAATGATGCGACACCGCAGGGCGCGACAGATGCAGATGCTCGGTCAGCTCATTCACATTCATCTTGCCGTGTTCCCACAGCACACGCAGGATTTGATGGCGGTTTTCATCACTCAACACGGTAAAAATGGGAATGCACTCGCGCATTAAATTCATGGTTTGTTGCGGCATATTCGGCCTTTTAAGTTTATATGTTTAAAAATTTGAACTTATTTTAGATGGAAAGATGGGGAATGTCAAAGGGGATTTTCAGAAGATGGTTTTAGTGTACAAATCACAGCGTTTCATCAATCATTATCTCAGTCTGCAAGCCGTTTCAGACGACCTTTTTCGTAATAAAGAGCGGTCAAATTTTTAAGTGTTTTGCAAATCATCTTAAAAATTTGACCACTTGCATCATTATCAAGACCGCAGCCGTCTGAAACATTGATAGACCGGTTACTGATGCCCGCTTTCTGCTACTTTTGTCCATTTTGCCAATGTCTGCTTCATTTGTGCCTGAGGGATGAAGCGGGCCATCCGTTCTACTTCCTTGCCTTGATAAAACAGCAGCCATGCAGGTACGGTCAACACGTGGAAACGTCCGGCCATTTCGGGTATTTCAGCAATATCGGCTTTTACGGCATACACATTTCCTTCCTCCGCCAAAGCTGAGTCAAGCTGAACGGCCACGACCGTACAAACACCGCAGATTGGGGCTTTGATGTACAGTGATACTAAAGGGTGTGTGGCGATGGCCTGTTCGATGTCTTTCAAAGTGTGCAGTTGTTGCATGCCATGTACTCCTTTGAGCGATTAAGCCCTTTTCTAGTTGTCCAGAAAAGGGGCTTTTAACGAAATAAAAACAAGAAAACGTTTTGAGTCGTCTAGATTTTTTCCACAACCACTTTTGCCCGCGCTTTCAGGCTGTTCAACACTGGCGAGGTGGCGGCGGAGCGGTCGGCGAAATTTTGCAGGGTAGGAAGGTCGGCGTCGGCTTTTACTTTTATGGTTAGCACCAGATTATCCAGTCCGCCGTAGCCATCTTCCATGCCGAACAGTTTGGCCATGTCGATACCGCCGCTTGCGGATATTTCAAACTGTTCCAGTTTCACGCCTGCCAATGCTGCTTGCAACTCGAAACCTATGGAGCAGCAGCCTGCCGCAGCGCTGATCAGGTATTCCACCGGATTTGGGGCGGCGTTTTCACCGCCCATGTTTTTCGGTTCGTCTGTGGTAAAGGCAGGGAAGCGGCGCACGGAGATTTCATTCTTCGTGCCGGATACCCAGCGCGAATCGGCGCGTAATACTGCCTTGCCTTTTGCATGGTCATTTTCAACCGCTGCCATGGTAGTTCGGAAACGTTCGATATCTAACCCGTTAATCATGTTTTGTCCTTTCATATGATGAATTGCAGATGGTTTTTCGCTACACTTACACGCCCATTTTCCACGCGGAGATGCGTTTCAAATTATCCACCGTGTCGTGATTGACGATGGCGGCGAACGTGCCGTCCAGTTTGGTAATTTCAGCTTTGTCTTCATCGCTGAGGGCAAAGTCAAAGACGTTCAAGTTTTCCGCCATACGTTCGGGTTTGGTGGATTTTGCCAACACGATGATGTCGCGTTCCACCAGCCAGCGGGTAATCACCTGCGCCATGGATTTGCCGTATTTCGTACCAATTAGCGACTGACAAAATGGTGGGCAAAAGCCCACCGCTTCAAGTTGATGTTTTATCATTAACCGAACACTTTTTTCAAATGTGCTTGGTAGTCTGCGAAGTATTGTTCTACTTGTGGATTTTTAACTACATCGTTACATGTAAATGTCGGTAGACGGGTCAAACCGATGAACTCGTTGAGTTTGTGGAAAGGCATGTACACAGCATCCACATCTTTGCCTTCAAAGAAGTCGCCTTCACGGGTGAACGCTTCAATCGGCGCATTCCAAGTAAGCGAAAGCATGTGTTTTTTGCCTTGCAATAAACCACCTGTACCGAAGCCTTCGGTCGGGCTGACACGATGACGGCCATCACTGTGGTAAAGCTTGCCGTGTCCAGCGATAAATACTTCGTCTATGTATTTCTTCACTGTCCAAGGCTCGTGCATCCACCAAACAGGCATCTGCCAAATCACGGCATCCATCCACAAGAATTTTTCGATTTCTGCCTCAACATCATAGCCAGCATCAATCACAGTTTCTTTTACATTGTGTCCAAGTGCGGTCAAAACTTCTTTTGCTTTTTGTGAAGCGTGTTGTTTAACTCACCATGCGAATGGCCGAATTCTTTACCACCGTTTAATAATAAAATGTTCATTTTTACTCCTAGAATAAATAATTTATAAAAAAAGGATGTGATGTTTGCGGTTATCGTCCCATTTTCCATGAAGCGATACGTTTCAAATTATCCACCGTGTCGTGATTGACGATGGCGTCGAACGTGCCGTCCAGTTTGGCAATTTCTGCTTTGTCTTCATCACTGAGGGCAAAGTCAAAGATGTTCAAGTTCTCCGCCATGCGTTCGGGTTTGGTGGATTTTGCCAATACAATTATGCCACGTTCCACCAGCCATCGGGTAATCACCTGCGCCACGGATTTGCCATATTTCGCGCCGATTTTGCTTAATACGGGGTTGTGGAAAATATCATTTTTGCCTTCGGCAAACGGCGCCCATGCTTCCACGGCGATGCCTTCAGCCAGCAAAGCGGAAACAGCTTCGTTTTTTTGTTGGAACGGATTGATTTCAATCTGATTCGCTTGCGGCATCACTTTATTAAACAGCCCCAAATCCACCGCGCGCACGGCTGAAAAATTGCTCACGCCGATGGCGCGGATTTTGCCGGCTGCCTGATATTCTTCCAGCGCGCGCCATGTACCGTAGCTGTCGCCGTAAGGTTGATGAATCAGCACCATATCGATGTAATCCAAATTCAGACGACCTAATGAACGCTCCAGCGAGGCTTTAGCGGCTTCGTAGCCGAAATTTTCCACCCAAATTTTGGTGGTAACGAATAATTCTTCGCGCGCCATGCCACTATTTTTAATTCCCAAACCGACTTCCGTCTCATTCATATAAGCCTGAGCAGTATCGATGTGACGATAACCAGCCTTGATGGCGGCAATCACGGCTTGTTCCGTTTCTTCGGGTTGAATTTGAAATACGCCAAAACCGAGAGCAGGAATTTTTACTCCATTGTTTAATGTGATGTTTTGCATGATATTATCTCCTGTTTATTCTCATGAAAGTGCAGTCATTTTATGATTTGTTTTTATTGAGATAAATTGGGTTTGGGTTTATGATGCAATGAATTAAATTCACTAATAAAAGAGAGTTTAAAGAGAAAATGCAGAATTTTAACGAACTGAATTATTTTTTGACGTTGGCGCAAACGCAGAGTTTTGTAAAAGCGGGACAGCTTTTGGGGATTTCTTCTTCGGCGTTGAGCCATAGCATGAAAAATTTAGAAACGCGGCTGAACCTGCGCCTGTTCAACCGCACTACACGCAATGTGTCGCTGACCGAAGCCGGACAACAGCTTTTCAACCAACTTTTCCCACTTTATCAAGCCATAAACCAAGAAGTCGATGCATTAAATGATTTTTTGAATACGCCATCGGGATTGATTCGCATCAATGCCCCTGTAATAGCAGCGGAAGCCGTGTTGTATCCAAAATTAAAGCCGATTTTGAACCAATACCCGAAAACCCGCTTGGAAATCGTGGTGGACGATCGTTGGGCAGATATTGTGAAAGAAGGATTTGATATGGGCGTTCGGTTAGGTAACAAGGTAGCGAAAGAGATGATTGCGGTACCAATTTCCGCACCGCTCAAAATGGTATTGGTTGCCTCGCCCGATTATTTGGCACAACACGGTTCACCGAAAAATATTGATGATCTGCAACAGCACCGCCTTATCGGCATAAAACTCTCCGATGAACACGGCACGGAGATACAGTGGGAATTCAAATACAAAAAAGAGCTGATTACGTTCACGCCCAAATCGCAGTTTTCCACCAACAATCATCTGCGTCTGCAAGCCGTTTCAGACGGCCTTGGCATTGCGTGGATAGCACATATGAGCGTAGCGGATGCACTCAATTCGGGGCACCTGGTTGAGCTGTTGCCTGAGTATGCTATGACTTACGAACCGCTTTACCTCTATTATCCCAGCCGTCGCGGGCATTCCAATGTGTTTAAGCTGATTGTGGATGCGTTAAAAGTAAAAGCCGTTTGAAATTTCAGACGGCCTTTGGATATACACTAAGGTCTTACTACGATATTATATTTGTCTCCTTTATCTCTAATTTCTATTGCAGCGTCTATCCAAGCATTTGGATTAGAAATAAACTGAGCCCAATTACACTTCAACATATATGAATTAGAGCAACCATTTATTAGTTTATCTGCAATATATGGAGTATGAAGGTTATTTAAGTTATTTTTAATAATATCAAAATAAAATCCATATGAATTTACATAATCATAATTTCCACATCTATCAGGTAAAACTACTAACAAAATTGCATTACGCTTGCTCCTGTTATCTAAACGTCGTTTACTTTTTAATGAATAAGCAATTTCCCAAGGTATCCATTGATCTTTCTCTACTTTCCAAAAATCTTTCATATTAGGAGAGAGAAGAACAATGGTAACAGAACTATCAAAGATTTTATCTGCCAGCTTTGAGCGGATAGTTTCACTTTTAAAGTCCGCTAAGCTCTCGTCATCCTTTTCACCTTTATTAATATGAATTCCATCTCGATCAAATTTATTTTGAATAATATCCACATAATCACGGGCAGTTGTTACATGAAAAAAGTCATGTGGTCTTAATTGTTTCACTGAATCATCAGAATACTTGTATGAAATAAATACTTTATTTCCCATGATAAATTCCCTTAAATTATTTATATTTTTCTCTGATAGAAATTGCTTTTTCAATCCATTCTTCTATATTGTCTGCAATATCATTATAGGCATCTGAAGATTTAGGGTCATAACAATTGACTATATTAGATAATTTAGAGCCATCTTCAAATTCAAATTGCTCAAATGGATTTCTTCCTTTTTCACATTTACCACTTTTTGGATCTTTTAGGTTATGAATATAGATACCCAATACACCTTTCCCTTCATTCCAAGCCTTTTTAATTTCATATTTTACCCATTTTCGTTTAGCTGTATCTTCTCCAATCAGAACAACCAAACAGCTTTTACCAGCTAAATTTTCATCAATCCATTTTTGTATTTCTTTATCTCCCTTCCTTTTTATTTCTTCCCAAGTATTAGGTGTCGCAGGTAGATTGCCTTCTAGCTTTCCAATATTTCTTACTTGTTGAACACGGAAAACATCTTTTTCATAATGAAAACTATAAAATACTTTTCTCATCATAATTATTTAACCTTTTTTAAAATTGACAAAATATTAGATTTTAATTCATCTAACGGAATATTTTCTTTAGATAGTGCCTGCATTTCAGTTTCAATATTTTCAGAGCACTCCTTACCCATATCTTCTTCCCAAAGTTTTTTTGCCATATTTCCTGTACTAGCAACAGGAATTAAGACATTGTTATTTCTTTTGGAAATATCGAACTCTTCTTGCATGCCATTTGATAGAATTATCTCTCCATTTTGTGATTTATTTCCAAATAGAAATATAGAGATACCAGCATAAGAAATCATATCTTCACGCCAAGCAGACCATAATTCTTCACCTTCTTTATTTTGAGGAAATGGACGAAGTATCAAATAGTCCTCATCTATTTTTAAATTTTTTTCCGTAAGATATTTTATCGATCCTGAAATAACTGAACTGCCTATTCCCAATCCAAAACCTGTAACAATACGATACCCTAGTTTTAAAATCTCTTGAGAAAGAGAAGAAACAAATTGTTCAATCTCTTGCTGAGAATAAGGAGAATAATCTTCTGCAGCGCCTGAGATAAAGACAGTTTTACGTTTTTGTGCTTGTTCCACCTCACGTAAAATCTCTGTAATTTCCTCATATTGATTAACCAACAAAACGCTAATCCCTACTCTTTTTAAATCATTGATAAATAGCTCTTGTTTACGATTTCTATATTCAAAATCAGCTTGATTTTCTTCAGGTAATTGCTGAACCTTGCGAAGAATACAAAAATGTTCTTTCTGGTTTTCATTATATGACGAGCGAATTCTGCTTAAAATATAATCAATATTAGGATCGGAAAAACTAAATCCTAAGAAAAGAAAACGTTTGGTTAATAAATCTCCACGCAGTGCGGTAAAGAAATCATTTCTTGTTAAATGAAATTTTTCATAATCATCTTTAATTAAGACCGTTTGGTCTGGAAGAGAAGCATCACCATGCATTTTATAAACTATGGCGTCTCTTTTATGAATAGAGATAGGGAGTTGGCCTATACAATGTTTGATATCTACAACTTTCCCCGCATCTCTTAAAGCATTCTCTATCATTGAATCATAATTGGTTGTCCAAAAAGTATCTATAGGTAACCTAGCTAAAATTTTATGGTTCTCCGTTAGAACTGCTTGGTGAGAAAATTCATTTAAAATGATTTGATTTATTTTAGAACGATTACCCTGTTTTTCATTGATGTAGTATTGTGCTAAGGAAATTAGATCATTTTCTTCCTTGTCAATATTCAACTCTAATTCTTCAGCTAAATCTTTAAGCAACCCTTTCCAATCCACGAATCCAGCAGCAACAGATAATCCAGCCCCAGCAAAAATTGCTAAATTATTTGCAGATAGTTCATTAACCAATTCTCGTATAAACTGTTTTTTGTTCATAATCTTCTCTTCATTCTTTTGTTCGATAACTTTTCTTGAAATATGGATAAATAGGACTTTTTCAAGCTTTTTAAATAAAATATGTAGCATACAACGGCACATTCACCAGCCAATCCTGTTCCCTATAATCCGCCATGGAAAAGCGAATTGCTTGTTCTGGCTGAAATTGTTCTACATACACTTTCAAACTTTTCGCTTTTAAATTTTCTTCTGCTTTGACTTCAATCGGAATTACAGCTTGCTTACGTTGTACAACAAAATCAACCTCTGCAGTGCCTTTTTCAGTTGCCCAATAAAAAATAGGGTTTTCTTGCGTGGCAATTAGTTGTTGCAAGACATATTGTTCGGTTAAAGCGCCTTTAAATTCGGTAAAAATACGGCTGCCTTCTAGCAGTACGCTGGCATCCAAATTGCTTTGCGCGGCAAGCAGCCCCACATCTAAACCGTATAATTTAAAGGCATTATCTTGATAGGCGGAAAGCGGCAAATGTGGTTTCTTCACTCGAGGCACGCTATGCACTAAGCCGCTGTCTTTTAGCCATTGCAATGCAATTTCGTAGTCTTTGCTTCTCGCCCCTTTTTGTAGCTGAGCATAGATAAATTTTTTATTTTCTTTGGCAAGTTGTTCAGGAATGGAGGCCCAAATTGACCGCACTTTTTGCACAGTTTGGCCATCGTGAATATGTTTGGAAAAATCTTGCTCATACGCCATCAATAAATTACGTTGAATTTGACGCACTTCATCGACATTTTGTGTTTCGATAAATACTTTTACCGCTTCAGGCATGCCGCCGACAAAATAATATAGACGGAGTAAATCAATATAGGTGGTTTTCATGGCTGAAATTAGCGACCAGTCTTTCAGCTCAAGCAATTTCACCAAATCTTGTTTGCCAAGTGCGGTTAAAAATTCATGAAAATCCATGGGATAAAGTGGTAGAAAGTCCACTTTGCCGACAGGAAAAGAGACTTGATGATGTAGTGATACCCCAAGCAATGAACCTGCCGCGATGATATAAAACTGAGGTGCATTTTCGTAAAAATATTTGAGTGAAGATAATGCTTGCGAGACTTCTTGTACTTCATCAAAAATAATCAGGGTGTTTTCTGCTTGAATATCGACACCGCTTTCAATTTTCAAACCGAGCATTAAGCGATCAATATCATAGTCGCCAGAAAATAGCGTTTTCATGCGAGGGTTATTATCAAAGTTGATATACGCCACTTTTTCAAAGGATTGCTCGCCAAAGTGTTTCATCGCCCAGGTTTTTCCTACCTGTCTTGCTCCTTGAATAATTAATGGTTTTCTGTTTGTTTTGTGCTTCCACTTTTCTAAGGATTGTATGATTTTACGCTGCATAATATTTCTCTAAAACAAGGGATGTAGGCTAATTATACAGTACCGCATACACTTTTTCTAACGATATAAGTTTGTATTTTTACGCTTTTTCAATGAAAAAAATGTTAATTTGCTTACTTTTTAAAGCAAAAGATAGTTTTTCAGACAGTCTTTTAGAAAAAAGAGCGGTCAAATTTTGAGATGTTTTTGCAACTCACCTTCAAAATCTGACCGCTTGTATTTTTAAGATTATTTTCCTTTCTTCTGATTCATCAACCAATCACGGGCAGGTTCGAGTAAATAGGCGTAATCAAATGAGTACATATGCTCTGCACCTTTGTGGGTTGAGTTTTCCGGAATTACGGTATTTGGTGCGAAACGGATGAAGTTAATACGTTTGCCTTGGGCAAGCATTTGTTGGACTTTTGCGTCTTGTTCGGTCTGCGGTAATTTGGCAGAGAACTCAGTTTCGGCGTAGCTGACTTTATCTTGTTTCAGCATTTTTCCAACTTGAGCCATGCCTGCAGAGGCTTTTGGATCGGCAGCCGAAACGGTATAAATAAACTTCGCTTTCTCCAATGGTTTTAAAACATTGATATCCCATTGACTGCCGACAAACATAGACGCCGCAAAGAAGTTAGGCTCGATACTATTTAGGTAGAATGAAATCATACCGCCCATGGATTGACCAGTGGTGTAAACACGATTAGTATCAATCGCTTTTTCGGCGATCAGATTTTTGACAAGGCGTAAGGTCATGGGTACTTCTTCTGTTGTTTCCCATTTATCGTTGACAGCCGTTTCGGTGTAAGACGGTACAAGGACAAAGGCTGGATGTTTCGCCTGCGCTTCATCGGTTGCCCAGATAATGCCGCCGTAGCCTTGCATTAGTGGGGCTTTTACGCCTTTTCCTGCTGTACTGGCATCTGCGATAAACATGATTAACGGATATTTGTGACCCGGCTCAAGATTTTTCGGGGTGTACAGGTTGTACTGCATTTCTTTGCCTGTTTTGGGATCTCTAAACGTTAACACTTCAAAACGTGGTGCAATTTGTTCACGCAAGGCAAGCAAGCGACTATCGTAGGATTTATCCGCGCCGCCGTATTGTTTGTCCCAAGCGGAATTTTGCGTGTTTTGAGTCGTCACTGCTTTTTCAGTCGCATTTGAGGTGGCGTTGCAAGCGGCAAGCAACAAGCTTGCGGCAATCATCGTTACGGTTTTCTTCATCGTGGAAACTCCTTAAATTTTGTAAGAAATCGTCAATGTATTTTGATGCCTAAACGGTTTAAAGCATCAATGGCAGGTTGAGAAATATGATCACCACGTTTAGCGGACTCTTGATACCAATGCACAGCTTTGGTCATGTCTTTTGTTGTGCCGATGCCGTTTTCGTAGCAATGGCCGAGCCAGTATTGCCCGGTGATGTCGCCCGCTTCGGCCGCTTGCATGAAGTAGGCAAAAGCGGTTTTCGCATTCTTGGCGACACCTTCGCCGTTTAGATACATCAGCCCCAGATAACGCGGCGCTTTCATATGCCCAGCCTGTTGAGCTTGCTCAAAGTAGGACATTGCATGTTGGTAATCCTGTTTTTGATACAGGGCAATGCCTTCGTCCAACAGGGCTTTCGCCTGCTCATTATGTTGCGGAATGGTAGAACAGGCGGCGAGAAGGGTTGTAGCGACGAGCGCGGATAGTTTGGATTTCATAAATTACTCCCTAACATGTATCGCAAGTTGAAATAATAGTACAAAGTTTCATTTTAGACATCAAAGTGCGGTCAAATTTTCAGGCGTTTTTGCCACCTATCTTTAAAACTCATCTATTTAATATCCCCCTTCGGCGCATGCCCGAAATAGCGTTTGTATTCACGGCTGAACTGGCTGGGGGACTCGTAGCCGACTGCTTGCACGGAGCCAACCGCCTCGCCAGCAACTCCCTGCTCGAATGCGTCGTTATCGCTAGACTTGCCGCCCAAACCATCGCAGACGAACAAGCATTCCAAGCCGTATCGTCCCAAAGGCCGCCTGAACGTCCATCCGCCGAAGCAGGCATCTTTTCAGACGGCCTCCAAAACACATTCAGCCGCCCCGCCCTACAAGCGTTCAACCAACACCATCTAGGCATTCTCCGCAACGATACCGGCCTATGCTGCGCCATCACCCAACTGCGGTTTTGGAAGCAAAACCAAAGCGAGCCGCACACCGCAACCGCAACCTACTCGAATGCAGCCTCGCCGTCGCCCAAGCCGCATACAGGCGGAGACAGAACATCGGAGCATATTTTAATAGTGATTGTTAAGGCTGATAGTGAAAACATTTCTCCAATAAATAAAGTCATTGACTGAAAAAGCAAAGGTTCACACATGATTAAGGAAAGATTGAAAGAAAGTAGGAAAAACAGTGGAAACTAAAATGCAGGGATTGACAGTAGTTATAAGTGATAATAACTAATCAACAATGGTCTTTGCATTTTGTAGAGAGAAAAAAGCTAGGATTAATGAAATAAGACCATCTGAACAGTTTTGAATAAGTTCAAACAAAGTTGGCACAATTCACTATCTTTACCCTACTCTATTTTGCCAGGCTACAATTATAGTCAATTAAAAAAAAAATAGTACAATACTCAACTTTGAAGGTCTAACCATGGCATATTCTACGGACTTAAGAAA
This region of Neisseria subflava genomic DNA includes:
- a CDS encoding aldo/keto reductase, coding for MIKHQLEAVGFCPPFCQSLIGTKYGKSMAQVITRWLVERDIIVLAKSTKPERMAENLNVFDFALSDEDKAEITKLDGTFAAIVNHDTVDNLKRISAWKMGV
- a CDS encoding thioredoxin family protein produces the protein MQQLHTLKDIEQAIATHPLVSLYIKAPICGVCTVVAVQLDSALAEEGNVYAVKADIAEIPEMAGRFHVLTVPAWLLFYQGKEVERMARFIPQAQMKQTLAKWTKVAESGHQ
- a CDS encoding NADH:flavin oxidoreductase/NADH oxidase family protein, which produces MLFTPFTFQNGKTVKNRIFKSAMEEQLAQNDQPSEKLVRLYDTWAKGGAGVLVTGNVMVAESGKGSINDVVISDGRSLEMLKKWAKAGTQNDTLLIMQINHAGKQSPAVVNKTPLAPSSVPLVGMDGFINPPRELTADEINGLIQQFVQTAKIAEQAGFSGVQIHAAHGYLISQFLSPHHNRRQDQWGGSLENRMRFLLETYTAIRAAVGKDFLVGVKLNSADLQKGGFDESESVQVVQKLSEMGINFIEVSGGNYESPQMLAAKDSTRKREAFFIDYAEKARAVSQAPLIITGGFRSQTAMEDALSSGHLDLVGVARPFALVPDLVNKIQNGTYQTVQTDRIKTGVVFVDKKAGAMLEMNWYMMQMDLIGQGKQPDPKLSAWKVLLKTLWENGKAGLSTGRS
- a CDS encoding aldo/keto reductase; translated protein: MQNITLNNGVKIPALGFGVFQIQPEETEQAVIAAIKAGYRHIDTAQAYMNETEVGLGIKNSGMAREELFVTTKIWVENFGYEAAKASLERSLGRLNLDYIDMVLIHQPYGDSYGTWRALEEYQAAGKIRAIGVSNFSAVRAVDLGLFNKVMPQANQIEINPFQQKNEAVSALLAEGIAVEAWAPFAEGKNDIFHNPVLSKIGAKYGKSVAQVITRWLVERGIIVLAKSTKPERMAENLNIFDFALSDEDKAEIAKLDGTFDAIVNHDTVDNLKRIASWKMGR
- a CDS encoding ArsR/SmtB family transcription factor produces the protein MPQQTMNLMRECIPIFTVLSDENRHQILRVLWEHGKMNVNELTEHLHLSRPAVSHHLKIMLQAGAVAVEQVGKERFYSIAMADAVARLKQLADLMAQNCPLSK
- a CDS encoding TIR domain-containing protein — encoded protein: MMRKVFYSFHYEKDVFRVQQVRNIGKLEGNLPATPNTWEEIKRKGDKEIQKWIDENLAGKSCLVVLIGEDTAKRKWVKYEIKKAWNEGKGVLGIYIHNLKDPKSGKCEKGRNPFEQFEFEDGSKLSNIVNCYDPKSSDAYNDIADNIEEWIEKAISIREKYK
- a CDS encoding TIR domain-containing protein; this encodes MGNKVFISYKYSDDSVKQLRPHDFFHVTTARDYVDIIQNKFDRDGIHINKGEKDDESLADFKSETIRSKLADKIFDSSVTIVLLSPNMKDFWKVEKDQWIPWEIAYSLKSKRRLDNRSKRNAILLVVLPDRCGNYDYVNSYGFYFDIIKNNLNNLHTPYIADKLINGCSNSYMLKCNWAQFISNPNAWIDAAIEIRDKGDKYNIVVRP
- a CDS encoding LysR family transcriptional regulator, whose product is MQNFNELNYFLTLAQTQSFVKAGQLLGISSSALSHSMKNLETRLNLRLFNRTTRNVSLTEAGQQLFNQLFPLYQAINQEVDALNDFLNTPSGLIRINAPVIAAEAVLYPKLKPILNQYPKTRLEIVVDDRWADIVKEGFDMGVRLGNKVAKEMIAVPISAPLKMVLVASPDYLAQHGSPKNIDDLQQHRLIGIKLSDEHGTEIQWEFKYKKELITFTPKSQFSTNNHLRLQAVSDGLGIAWIAHMSVADALNSGHLVELLPEYAMTYEPLYLYYPSRRGHSNVFKLIVDALKVKAV
- a CDS encoding OsmC family protein codes for the protein MINGLDIERFRTTMAAVENDHAKGKAVLRADSRWVSGTKNEISVRRFPAFTTDEPKNMGGENAAPNPVEYLISAAAGCCSIGFELQAALAGVKLEQFEISASGGIDMAKLFGMEDGYGGLDNLVLTIKVKADADLPTLQNFADRSAATSPVLNSLKARAKVVVEKI